A region of Burkholderiales bacterium JOSHI_001 DNA encodes the following proteins:
- a CDS encoding PEP-CTERM putative exosortase interaction domain-containing protein (PFAM: PEP-CTERM motif~TIGRFAM: PEP-CTERM putative exosortase interaction domain) yields the protein MLSSTKNLLCAAVLAATPWLAQAAPTCSYSQGLGPMAPGQTLSVGRSVVSAGSFTDCYDFSVNYNAEASGNTAEVNASFGASVSFGTIDVWGVELFRDGVSVGAFDNTPESFFFPDLEDGNYLLAVSATTTRGSGRLRVAYTGSLSTVLDSTPDTGNQVPEPASLALVLGALGAAGLGARRKRAAR from the coding sequence ATGCTGTCATCGACGAAGAACCTGCTGTGCGCCGCCGTGCTGGCCGCCACACCCTGGCTGGCCCAGGCCGCACCAACGTGCAGCTACAGCCAGGGCCTGGGCCCCATGGCACCCGGCCAGACCCTGTCGGTGGGCCGTTCGGTGGTGTCGGCCGGCAGCTTCACCGACTGCTACGACTTCAGCGTGAACTACAACGCCGAAGCCAGCGGCAACACCGCCGAGGTGAACGCGTCCTTCGGCGCGTCCGTCAGCTTCGGCACCATCGACGTGTGGGGCGTGGAGTTGTTCCGTGACGGTGTGTCGGTGGGCGCCTTCGACAACACGCCCGAGTCCTTCTTCTTCCCCGACCTGGAAGACGGCAACTACCTGCTGGCCGTGTCGGCCACCACCACCCGCGGCAGCGGCCGCCTGCGCGTGGCCTACACCGGCAGCCTGAGCACCGTGCTGGACAGCACGCCCGACACCGGCAACCAGGTGCCCGAGCCGGCCTCGCTGGCCCTGGTGCTGGGGGCACTGGGCGCGGCCGGCCTGGGCGCACGCCGAAAGCGCGCGGCCCGCTGA
- a CDS encoding protein of unknown function (DUF350) (PFAM: Domain of Unknown Function (DUF350)) codes for MTGLEWLKPSVVLGSVLYALIGVVVLWLSFVLIDKLTPYKLWEEICERKNVALGIVVAGMFIAIGQIVAAAIHG; via the coding sequence ATGACAGGTCTGGAATGGCTGAAGCCCAGTGTGGTGCTGGGGTCGGTGCTGTACGCACTGATCGGCGTGGTGGTGCTGTGGCTGAGCTTCGTGCTGATCGACAAGCTCACGCCCTACAAGCTGTGGGAAGAGATCTGCGAGCGCAAGAACGTGGCGCTGGGCATCGTGGTGGCGGGCATGTTCATCGCCATCGGGCAGATCGTGGCGGCGGCGATCCACGGCTGA
- a CDS encoding putative virion core protein (similar to lumpy skin disease virus PFAM: SPFH domain / Band 7 family): MGLMDFIKKQFIDILQWTEDGDGVLAWRFPMADMEIQYGASLTVRESQVAVFVNEGKVADVFGPGMHKLSTQTLPVLTYLKNWDKLFESPFKSDVYFFSTRQQVDQRWGTQQPVTIRDKDFGAVRLRAFGNYAYRVADAKKFHTEISGTRASYTAADLDGQLRGLMLQHISDAVAQSGVPFLDLAANQVEFAQQLRSATAPAFEAIGLALEGVTVQNVSLPEELQKILDQKIGMGMVGKDMGQFMQYQTAQAIPKFAEGAGGGGGVAGDAMGLGAGVALGQVLAQQLQTGLQGDAAQAAAAAAASAAATMKPDEVMATIEKLAELKGKGILTDEEFSAKKAELLKKLV; encoded by the coding sequence ATGGGCCTGATGGACTTCATCAAGAAACAGTTCATCGACATCCTGCAATGGACGGAAGACGGCGACGGCGTGCTGGCATGGCGCTTCCCCATGGCGGACATGGAAATCCAGTACGGCGCCTCGCTCACCGTGCGCGAAAGCCAGGTGGCGGTGTTCGTCAACGAAGGCAAGGTGGCCGACGTCTTCGGCCCCGGCATGCACAAGCTGAGCACCCAGACCCTGCCGGTGCTCACCTACCTGAAGAACTGGGACAAGCTGTTCGAGAGCCCCTTCAAGAGCGATGTGTACTTCTTCAGCACCCGCCAGCAGGTGGACCAGCGCTGGGGCACCCAGCAGCCGGTGACCATCCGCGACAAGGACTTCGGCGCGGTGCGCCTGCGCGCCTTCGGCAACTACGCCTACCGGGTGGCCGACGCGAAGAAGTTCCACACCGAAATTTCCGGCACCCGCGCCAGCTACACCGCGGCCGACCTGGACGGCCAGCTGCGCGGGCTGATGCTGCAGCACATCTCCGACGCGGTGGCGCAAAGCGGCGTGCCCTTCCTGGACCTGGCGGCCAACCAGGTGGAATTCGCCCAGCAGTTGCGCAGCGCCACCGCGCCGGCCTTCGAGGCCATCGGCCTGGCGCTGGAAGGCGTGACGGTGCAGAACGTGTCGCTGCCCGAGGAACTGCAGAAGATCCTGGACCAGAAGATCGGCATGGGCATGGTCGGCAAGGACATGGGCCAGTTCATGCAGTACCAGACCGCGCAGGCCATCCCGAAGTTCGCCGAAGGCGCGGGCGGTGGTGGTGGGGTGGCGGGTGATGCCATGGGCCTGGGCGCCGGCGTGGCCCTGGGCCAGGTGCTGGCGCAGCAGCTGCAGACCGGCCTGCAGGGCGACGCGGCGCAGGCGGCGGCTGCAGCGGCGGCCAGCGCAGCGGCCACCATGAAGCCCGACGAGGTGATGGCCACGATCGAAAAGCTGGCCGAGCTGAAGGGCAAGGGCATCCTCACCGATGAGGAGTTCAGCGCCAAGAAGGCCGAACTGCTGAAGAAGCTGGTTTGA
- a CDS encoding 2-polyprenyl-6-methoxyphenol hydroxylase-like oxidoreductase (PFAM: FAD binding domain~TIGRFAM: Ubiquinone biosynthesis hydroxylase, UbiH/UbiF/VisC/COQ6 family), which produces MQTATASHEAIPVPLDGLSIAVVGAGPSGLALALLAAQRLPRARVTVFDARPADKDVRGDARTLALALGSVQLLQRLGAWPAEAAEAIREVHVSQAPPTLALPKGDVQVRIRALDEGVPLLGAVLAYGPLVVALQAAWERAVAGAPQRLALRLGTPVAGLKAQAGGVEVDAGVAETFDLAVVAEGGVFAEQSRKAVAHDYRQTAWVGTALLDAATPGLAVERFTRQGPVALLPLPPTADTPAGAQRRALVWCVDSDDDPVAALTDAQRVVVLQSLLPEVAGQVRHLGELKHFALGLNAERSLVDGRVVRIGNAAQTLHPVAGQGLNLGLRDAFALVQALSQVQPGQGIDAALRRIEWQRAPDRWAMIAATDFLARSFTWRWPGLPAARGLGLALVQAVGPLKSALARQMMFGRR; this is translated from the coding sequence ATGCAAACCGCCACCGCCTCCCACGAAGCCATCCCGGTGCCGCTGGACGGCCTGTCCATCGCCGTGGTCGGTGCCGGCCCCAGCGGCCTGGCCCTGGCACTGCTGGCGGCGCAGCGACTGCCGCGCGCGCGGGTCACGGTATTCGACGCCCGCCCCGCCGACAAAGACGTTCGTGGCGACGCCCGCACCCTGGCGCTGGCGCTGGGCAGCGTGCAGCTGCTGCAGCGCCTGGGCGCCTGGCCGGCCGAGGCGGCCGAAGCCATCCGCGAGGTGCATGTGTCGCAGGCGCCGCCCACGCTGGCGCTGCCGAAGGGGGACGTCCAGGTGCGCATCCGTGCGCTGGACGAAGGCGTGCCGCTGCTGGGCGCGGTGCTGGCCTACGGCCCCCTGGTGGTGGCGCTGCAGGCGGCCTGGGAACGCGCGGTGGCCGGCGCACCGCAGCGCCTGGCGCTGCGCCTGGGCACGCCGGTGGCGGGCTTGAAAGCCCAGGCCGGCGGCGTGGAGGTGGACGCCGGCGTGGCCGAGACCTTCGACCTGGCGGTGGTGGCCGAAGGCGGGGTGTTCGCCGAGCAGTCGCGCAAGGCGGTGGCGCACGACTACCGCCAGACCGCCTGGGTGGGCACCGCGCTGCTGGACGCTGCCACGCCGGGCCTGGCGGTGGAGCGCTTCACGCGCCAGGGGCCGGTGGCGCTGCTGCCGCTGCCGCCAACGGCCGACACGCCCGCCGGCGCGCAACGCCGGGCCCTGGTGTGGTGCGTGGACAGCGACGACGACCCGGTGGCGGCGCTCACCGACGCCCAGCGCGTGGTGGTGCTGCAAAGCCTGCTGCCCGAGGTGGCCGGCCAGGTGCGGCACCTGGGTGAACTGAAACACTTCGCACTGGGCCTGAACGCCGAGCGCAGCCTGGTGGACGGGCGGGTGGTGCGCATCGGCAATGCCGCGCAAACCCTGCACCCGGTGGCCGGCCAGGGCCTGAACCTGGGCCTGCGCGACGCCTTTGCGCTGGTGCAGGCGCTGAGCCAGGTGCAGCCGGGCCAGGGCATCGACGCCGCGTTGAGGCGCATTGAATGGCAGCGCGCCCCCGACCGCTGGGCCATGATCGCGGCCACCGACTTCCTGGCCCGCAGCTTCACCTGGCGCTGGCCGGGCCTGCCGGCCGCGCGCGGCCTGGGGCTGGCGCTGGTGCAGGCGGTGGGGCCGCTGAAGTCGGCGTTGGCGCGGCAGATGATGTTCGGTCGGCGCTGA
- a CDS encoding uncharacterized protein with SCP/PR1 domains (PFAM: Cysteine-rich secretory protein family) — protein sequence MQLPRPATTRLVKSLRLGLCALGLAVLAACGGGGSETAAADTTSGGAASTTPTSGVVSSSTPVTSTNPDGGTQVAGVSTVAGECGLPDFQASLLKRLNDIRAAGATCGATVFAPGAGALRWNTPLTQAALGHSQDMVARNYFEHTTPTGVSFDARITAAGYNWRAAGENIAAGHATVDEVVAGWMASEGHCRVIMNPVFVDVGAACVPGSSSNRFSTYWTMDIGAAR from the coding sequence ATGCAACTGCCCCGCCCTGCCACGACCCGTCTTGTGAAATCCCTGCGCCTGGGCCTGTGCGCCCTGGGCCTGGCCGTGCTGGCCGCCTGCGGCGGTGGCGGCAGCGAAACGGCCGCGGCCGACACCACGTCGGGTGGCGCCGCCAGCACCACGCCCACCAGCGGTGTGGTCAGCAGCAGCACCCCGGTGACCTCGACCAACCCCGACGGCGGCACCCAGGTCGCGGGCGTCAGCACCGTGGCGGGCGAATGCGGCCTGCCCGACTTCCAGGCCAGCCTGCTGAAGCGCCTGAACGACATCCGTGCCGCGGGTGCCACCTGCGGTGCCACGGTGTTTGCCCCCGGTGCGGGTGCGCTGCGCTGGAACACCCCGCTGACGCAGGCGGCCCTGGGCCATTCCCAGGACATGGTGGCGCGCAACTACTTCGAGCACACCACACCCACCGGCGTGAGCTTTGACGCCCGCATCACCGCCGCCGGCTACAACTGGCGCGCCGCGGGCGAGAACATCGCCGCCGGCCATGCCACGGTGGACGAGGTGGTGGCCGGCTGGATGGCCAGCGAAGGCCACTGCCGCGTGATCATGAACCCGGTCTTCGTCGACGTGGGCGCGGCCTGCGTGCCGGGCAGCAGCAGCAACCGTTTCAGCACCTACTGGACGATGGACATCGGCGCCGCCCGCTAG
- a CDS encoding putative signal-transduction protein containing cAMP-binding and CBS domains (PFAM: CBS domain): MTERTVFQSMPRRLLVSLGPDATVHEAACVMTRANCGSVLIINAASAMVGILTERDLMTRVLAKALDPATTKVSAVMTPHPMCIPPDTKVADAVLIMIERGFRHLPVVGDGGHIHGVFSVRDALPREIGTAVSLAEFNEQVNDSLA; the protein is encoded by the coding sequence ATGACCGAACGGACCGTCTTTCAGTCGATGCCCCGCCGCCTGCTGGTGAGCCTGGGGCCCGATGCCACGGTGCACGAAGCGGCCTGCGTGATGACCCGCGCCAACTGCGGCAGCGTGCTGATCATCAACGCGGCCAGCGCGATGGTGGGCATCCTCACCGAGCGCGACCTCATGACCCGCGTGCTGGCCAAGGCCCTGGACCCGGCAACGACCAAGGTGTCGGCGGTGATGACCCCGCACCCCATGTGCATCCCGCCCGACACCAAGGTGGCCGACGCGGTGCTGATCATGATCGAGCGGGGTTTCCGCCACCTGCCGGTGGTGGGTGACGGCGGCCACATCCACGGCGTGTTCTCGGTGCGCGACGCGCTGCCGCGCGAGATCGGCACCGCGGTGAGCCTGGCCGAGTTCAACGAGCAGGTGAACGACTCGCTGGCCTGA
- a CDS encoding 2-oxoacid:ferredoxin oxidoreductase, beta subunit (PFAM: Thiamine pyrophosphate enzyme, C-terminal TPP binding domain), giving the protein MTFIAKPRLHHPTLETNKVGYTRRDYEGRISTLCAGCGHDSISAAIVQACCELDIEPHRVAKLSGIGCSSKTPDYFLGASHGFNTVHGRMPSVLTGANLANRSLLYLGVSGDGDSASIGLGQFANAMRRGVRMAYIVENNGVYGLTKGQFSATADQGSKSKKGVVNNDSPVDLVGIALQLGATFVARSFSGDKAQLVPLIKGAMAHGGAAFIDVISPCVTFNNHGGSTKSYDYVRQHNEAVSRLDFITPGKEITAQYAPGSLVEVTNHDGSILRLRKLHPDYDPTDRNAALNYMHEHAAHGEVVTGLLYIDPLATDLHTALNTCAVPLASLGPAQLSPGAKVLDKINASLR; this is encoded by the coding sequence ATGACCTTTATCGCCAAGCCCCGGCTGCACCACCCGACCTTGGAAACCAACAAGGTCGGCTACACCCGGCGCGACTACGAAGGCCGCATCTCCACGCTGTGCGCGGGCTGCGGGCACGACTCCATCTCCGCGGCCATCGTGCAGGCCTGCTGTGAACTGGACATCGAGCCGCACCGCGTGGCCAAGCTCTCGGGCATCGGCTGCAGTTCCAAGACGCCGGACTACTTCCTGGGCGCCTCGCACGGCTTCAACACCGTGCACGGCCGCATGCCCTCGGTGCTGACCGGCGCCAACCTGGCCAACCGCTCGCTGCTGTACCTGGGCGTGTCGGGCGACGGCGATTCGGCCTCCATCGGCCTGGGCCAGTTCGCCAACGCCATGCGGCGCGGCGTGCGCATGGCCTACATCGTGGAAAACAACGGCGTCTACGGCCTGACCAAGGGCCAGTTCTCGGCCACCGCCGACCAGGGCTCAAAAAGCAAGAAGGGCGTGGTCAACAACGACAGCCCGGTGGACCTGGTGGGCATTGCGCTGCAACTGGGCGCCACCTTCGTGGCGCGCAGCTTCTCGGGCGACAAGGCGCAGCTGGTGCCGCTGATCAAGGGCGCCATGGCGCATGGCGGCGCGGCCTTCATCGACGTCATCAGCCCGTGTGTCACCTTCAACAACCACGGCGGCAGCACCAAGAGCTACGACTACGTGCGCCAGCACAACGAAGCGGTCAGCCGGCTGGACTTCATCACCCCGGGCAAGGAGATCACGGCCCAGTACGCACCGGGTTCGCTGGTGGAGGTGACCAACCACGACGGATCGATTCTGCGCCTGCGCAAGCTGCACCCGGACTATGATCCGACCGACCGCAACGCCGCGCTGAACTACATGCACGAGCATGCCGCGCACGGCGAGGTGGTGACCGGGCTGCTGTACATCGACCCGCTGGCGACCGACCTGCACACGGCGCTGAACACCTGCGCGGTGCCCTTGGCGTCATTGGGGCCGGCGCAGCTGAGCCCCGGCGCGAAGGTGCTGGACAAGATCAACGCGTCGCTGCGATGA
- a CDS encoding 2-oxoacid:acceptor oxidoreductase, alpha subunit (PFAM: domain; Pyruvate ferredoxin/flavodoxin oxidoreductase~TIGRFAM: 2-oxoacid:acceptor oxidoreductase, alpha subunit): protein MKAITSTNDFVIKFANVNGSGSASANELFAKAVIRMGVPVSPRNIFPSNIQGMPTWYEVRVCEKGYHGRRGGVDMMVAMNPQTWDADLAEIEPGGYLLYDSTRPVRPESFRQDITVLGVPLTDIVNQAYADPRQRQLFKNIAYVGALSALLGMEDDVFEKLFTEQYRGKERLLDANMKALNLGRDHALAHLPCPIGLRVQRANAVGDQIFTDGNSAAALGCIYGGATVAAWYPITPSSSIPEAFEKYCQKFRIDPATGQHRFAIVQAEDELASIGMVVGAGWNGARAFTATSGPGISLMTEFIGLAYFAEIPVTIIDVQRGGPSTGMPTRTQQSDLLACAYASHGDTKHVLLLPQDPHECFEHAAAALDLADRLQTPIFVMTDLDIGMNQRLCQPFAWDDAQAYDRGKVMSAEELEAGKDFGRYKDVDGDGIPWRTLPGTHPSKGAFFTRGTTRDPYARYSERGPDYIYNMERLLKKFATAATLVPQPVLRKAAKKTRYGVIYFGSTSPAMREALDVLEADDLHLDALRLRAFPFPQSVPDFIAAHDTVFIVEQNRDAQMRSMVINELDIDPARLIRVLHYDGTPITARFIVNAIRKQMAVALKEVA from the coding sequence ATGAAAGCCATCACCTCGACGAACGACTTCGTCATCAAGTTCGCCAACGTCAACGGCTCGGGCTCGGCCTCGGCCAACGAGCTGTTCGCCAAGGCGGTCATCCGCATGGGCGTGCCGGTGAGCCCGCGCAACATCTTCCCCAGCAACATCCAGGGCATGCCCACCTGGTACGAGGTGCGGGTATGCGAAAAGGGCTACCACGGCCGCCGCGGCGGCGTGGACATGATGGTGGCGATGAACCCCCAGACCTGGGACGCCGACCTGGCCGAGATCGAGCCCGGCGGCTACCTGCTGTACGACAGCACGCGCCCGGTGCGGCCCGAATCGTTCCGCCAGGACATCACCGTGCTGGGCGTGCCGCTGACCGACATCGTCAACCAGGCCTACGCCGACCCGCGCCAGCGCCAGCTGTTCAAGAACATCGCCTACGTCGGCGCGCTGTCCGCCCTGCTGGGCATGGAAGACGATGTCTTCGAGAAGCTGTTCACCGAGCAGTACCGCGGCAAGGAGCGGCTGCTGGACGCCAACATGAAGGCCCTGAACCTGGGCCGCGACCACGCCCTGGCCCACCTGCCCTGCCCCATCGGCCTGCGCGTGCAGCGCGCCAACGCGGTGGGCGACCAGATCTTCACCGACGGCAACAGCGCCGCGGCCCTGGGCTGCATCTACGGCGGCGCCACCGTCGCGGCCTGGTACCCGATCACGCCGTCCTCGTCCATTCCCGAGGCCTTCGAGAAGTACTGCCAGAAGTTCCGCATCGACCCGGCCACCGGCCAGCACCGCTTTGCCATCGTGCAGGCCGAGGACGAACTGGCGTCCATCGGCATGGTGGTGGGCGCGGGCTGGAACGGCGCGCGCGCCTTCACCGCCACCTCCGGCCCCGGCATCTCACTGATGACCGAGTTCATCGGTCTGGCCTATTTCGCCGAGATCCCGGTGACCATCATCGACGTGCAGCGCGGCGGCCCGTCCACCGGCATGCCCACGCGCACCCAGCAATCCGACCTGCTGGCCTGCGCCTACGCCTCGCACGGCGACACCAAGCACGTGCTGCTGCTGCCGCAGGACCCGCACGAATGCTTTGAACATGCCGCCGCGGCGCTGGACCTGGCCGACCGCCTGCAGACCCCCATCTTCGTGATGACCGACCTGGACATCGGCATGAACCAGCGCCTGTGCCAGCCCTTCGCCTGGGACGATGCGCAGGCCTACGACCGCGGCAAGGTCATGAGCGCCGAAGAACTGGAAGCCGGCAAGGACTTCGGCCGCTACAAGGACGTGGACGGCGACGGCATCCCCTGGCGAACCCTGCCCGGCACGCACCCGAGCAAGGGCGCCTTCTTCACCCGCGGCACCACGCGCGACCCGTACGCGCGCTACTCCGAGCGCGGCCCGGACTACATCTACAACATGGAACGGCTGCTGAAGAAGTTCGCCACCGCGGCCACGCTGGTGCCGCAGCCGGTGCTGCGCAAGGCGGCGAAGAAAACCCGCTACGGCGTCATCTACTTCGGCTCCACCAGCCCGGCCATGCGCGAGGCCCTGGACGTGCTGGAAGCCGATGACCTGCACCTGGACGCGCTGCGGCTGCGCGCCTTCCCCTTCCCGCAATCGGTGCCCGACTTCATCGCCGCGCACGACACCGTGTTCATCGTCGAGCAGAACCGCGACGCGCAGATGCGCTCGATGGTCATCAACGAACTGGACATCGACCCGGCGCGCCTGATCCGCGTGCTGCACTACGACGGCACGCCGATCACCGCGCGCTTCATCGTCAATGCCATCCGCAAGCAGATGGCGGTGGCCCTGAAGGAGGTGGCATGA
- a CDS encoding NADPH-dependent glutamate synthase beta chain-like oxidoreductase (PFAM: Pyridine nucleotide-disulphide oxidoreductase) codes for MQLTDSADATYFHKVVDCQWACPAHTPVPEYIRLIGQGRYADAYLINWVSNVFPGVLGRTCDRPCEPACRRGRVEENNGEKPEPVAICRLKRVAADHKGDVKARMPALAPKNGKRIACVGAGPASLTVARDLAPLGYDVTVFDGEAKAGGFMRSQIPRFRLPESVIDEETGWVLDLGVHFESGKRIDSMQALLTQGYDAVFVGCGAPRGRELDVPGRAEAAAHIHIGIDWLASVSFGHISSVGKRVIVLGGGNTAMDCCRSAKRLGGQDVKVIVRSGFEEMKASPWEKEDALHEGVQILNFHVPKSVQHKNGQVTGMTFEKVSAVYDDKGRRSLLPTGEPDVVVPCDTVLVAIGQENAFPWIERDCGIEFDRWGLPVLGKDSFQSTLPNVFFGGDAAFGPKNIITAVAHGHEAAVSIDRFLAHEDVAQRPAPRANLMSQKMGIHEWRYHNDVSADTRSKVPWAAAEAALANIKVEVELGFDAATAFKEANRCLNCDVQTVFTRDTCIECDACVDICPMDCITFTAPGEETDLRTRLKAPARNAEQDLYVSPTLKTGRVMVKDEDVCLHCGLCAERCPTGAWDMQKFLLHTTQAGPGCRDVKLPQRPSIRTETA; via the coding sequence GTGCAACTGACCGACAGCGCGGATGCGACCTACTTCCACAAGGTTGTCGACTGCCAATGGGCCTGCCCGGCCCACACCCCCGTCCCTGAATACATCCGCTTGATCGGCCAGGGTCGCTACGCCGACGCCTACCTGATCAACTGGGTCTCCAACGTCTTCCCCGGCGTGCTGGGCCGCACCTGCGACCGCCCCTGCGAGCCGGCCTGCCGGCGCGGGCGCGTGGAGGAAAACAACGGCGAGAAACCGGAACCGGTGGCCATCTGCCGCCTGAAGCGTGTGGCCGCCGACCACAAGGGCGACGTGAAGGCGCGCATGCCCGCACTGGCACCCAAGAACGGCAAGCGCATCGCCTGCGTCGGCGCCGGACCGGCGTCGCTGACCGTGGCGCGCGACCTGGCGCCGCTGGGCTATGACGTGACGGTGTTCGACGGTGAGGCCAAGGCGGGCGGCTTCATGCGTTCGCAGATCCCGCGCTTTCGCCTGCCCGAATCGGTGATCGACGAAGAAACCGGCTGGGTGCTGGACCTGGGCGTGCATTTCGAAAGCGGAAAGCGCATCGACTCCATGCAGGCGCTGCTGACGCAAGGTTACGACGCCGTCTTCGTCGGCTGCGGCGCGCCACGCGGCCGCGAGCTGGACGTGCCGGGCCGCGCGGAGGCCGCGGCCCACATCCACATCGGCATCGATTGGCTGGCTTCGGTGTCCTTCGGCCACATCAGCAGCGTGGGCAAACGCGTCATCGTGCTGGGCGGCGGCAACACCGCCATGGACTGCTGCCGCTCGGCCAAGCGCCTGGGCGGCCAGGACGTGAAGGTCATCGTGCGCAGCGGCTTCGAGGAAATGAAGGCCTCGCCCTGGGAGAAGGAAGACGCGCTGCACGAAGGCGTGCAGATCCTGAACTTCCACGTGCCCAAGAGCGTGCAGCACAAGAACGGCCAGGTCACCGGCATGACGTTCGAGAAGGTCAGCGCCGTCTACGACGACAAGGGCCGGCGCAGCCTGTTGCCCACCGGCGAGCCCGACGTGGTGGTGCCCTGCGACACGGTGCTGGTGGCCATCGGCCAGGAGAACGCCTTCCCCTGGATCGAGCGCGACTGCGGCATTGAATTCGACCGCTGGGGCCTGCCGGTGCTGGGCAAGGACAGCTTCCAGTCCACGCTGCCGAACGTCTTCTTCGGCGGCGACGCGGCCTTCGGGCCCAAGAACATCATCACCGCGGTGGCCCATGGCCACGAGGCGGCGGTGTCCATCGACCGCTTCCTGGCGCACGAAGACGTGGCGCAGCGCCCGGCGCCGCGCGCCAACCTGATGTCGCAGAAAATGGGCATCCACGAATGGCGCTACCACAACGACGTGTCGGCCGACACGCGTTCCAAGGTGCCCTGGGCCGCGGCCGAAGCCGCGCTGGCCAACATCAAGGTCGAGGTCGAACTGGGCTTCGACGCCGCCACCGCCTTCAAGGAAGCCAACCGCTGCCTGAACTGCGATGTGCAGACCGTGTTCACGCGCGACACCTGCATCGAGTGCGATGCCTGTGTGGACATCTGCCCCATGGACTGCATCACCTTCACCGCGCCGGGCGAAGAGACCGACCTGCGCACGCGGCTGAAGGCGCCGGCGCGCAATGCCGAGCAGGACCTGTACGTGTCGCCCACGCTGAAGACCGGCCGCGTGATGGTGAAGGACGAAGACGTCTGCCTGCACTGCGGCCTGTGCGCCGAGCGCTGCCCCACTGGCGCCTGGGACATGCAGAAGTTCCTGCTCCACACCACGCAGGCCGGGCCCGGCTGCCGCGACGTCAAGCTGCCGCAGCGCCCGAGCATCCGCACGGAGACCGCATGA
- a CDS encoding transcriptional regulator/sugar kinase (PFAM: ROK family) codes for MPPESAPRLRPRGSSQGGLRQYNERVVLHAVRLHGPVAAAELARLTHLTAQTISLITKRLLEEGLLEKGEPQRGRVGQPSVPLALAADGAFAIGVKVGRRSMDVLLVDFRGAVRERWTTPYDFPEPAAVLAQIRHRLADIHRLLGPAGSDRLQGIGIAAPLSLGGWRELLGLPAALAEQWDATDLRAEVAAFTELPVSLLKDTAAACVAELVAGRGRSAGSFLYLFVDTFIGGGLVIDSHLRAGMHGNAGAVGSLPLGLPQGQRAPQQLLEVASLLVLERRFLRAGLDTAASGDARALQEPWRPITEAWLVDAADAMALAVNSAACLLDLDVVIVDGSFSRELLNALLAVLNDAMAHFSWEGVVRPQVLAGTIGSDARAMGGALMPLHANFSPDRELFLKVVEAP; via the coding sequence TTGCCGCCTGAAAGCGCCCCCCGCCTGCGCCCCCGCGGCAGCAGCCAGGGGGGCCTGCGGCAGTACAACGAACGCGTGGTACTGCACGCGGTGCGCCTGCACGGCCCGGTGGCCGCCGCCGAACTGGCGCGATTGACGCACCTGACCGCGCAGACCATCTCGCTGATCACCAAGCGCCTGCTCGAAGAAGGCCTGCTGGAAAAGGGCGAGCCGCAGCGCGGCCGCGTGGGCCAGCCCTCGGTGCCGCTGGCGCTGGCGGCCGACGGCGCCTTCGCCATCGGCGTGAAGGTGGGCCGGCGCAGCATGGACGTGCTGCTGGTGGACTTCCGCGGCGCGGTGCGTGAGCGCTGGACCACGCCCTACGACTTTCCCGAACCGGCCGCGGTGCTGGCGCAGATCCGCCATCGCCTGGCCGACATCCACCGCCTGCTGGGCCCGGCCGGCAGCGACAGGCTGCAGGGCATCGGCATCGCCGCGCCGCTGTCGCTGGGGGGCTGGCGCGAACTGCTGGGCCTTCCCGCCGCCCTGGCCGAACAATGGGACGCCACCGACCTGCGCGCCGAGGTGGCCGCCTTCACCGAGCTGCCGGTGTCGCTGCTGAAGGACACGGCCGCGGCCTGCGTGGCCGAGTTGGTGGCCGGGCGCGGACGCAGCGCGGGGTCATTCCTCTACCTGTTCGTGGACACCTTCATCGGCGGCGGCCTGGTCATCGACAGCCACCTGCGCGCCGGGATGCACGGCAACGCCGGCGCGGTGGGCTCACTGCCCCTGGGCCTGCCGCAGGGCCAGCGCGCGCCGCAGCAGTTGCTGGAAGTGGCCTCGCTGCTGGTGCTGGAGCGCCGCTTCCTGCGCGCTGGCCTGGACACCGCCGCCAGCGGCGACGCCCGCGCGCTGCAGGAACCCTGGCGGCCCATCACCGAGGCCTGGCTGGTGGACGCGGCCGACGCCATGGCCCTGGCGGTGAACAGCGCCGCCTGCCTGCTGGACCTGGACGTGGTGATCGTGGACGGCAGTTTCAGCCGCGAGTTGCTGAACGCGCTGCTGGCGGTGCTGAACGACGCCATGGCCCATTTCAGCTGGGAAGGTGTGGTGCGCCCGCAGGTCCTGGCCGGCACCATCGGATCGGACGCGCGTGCCATGGGCGGCGCGCTGATGCCGCTTCACGCCAACTTCTCGCCCGACCGCGAGTTGTTCCTGAAGGTGGTGGAAGCGCCCTGA